DNA sequence from the Methanolobus psychrophilus R15 genome:
TACAGCCCGGATGACCTCTTCCTGCGTTATCTTGCTGCAGTAACATGCATATCTGGGATTGGCATCTTCCTTGAACCATAAAGGTACAGTAATGTCTGTTTTCCAAAAGATAATGCGTGTATTGTCATTGTAGTAGGCTATGTCGCACTTTTCATTCATGCACAGGTAGTAATCTTCCTGGCCTGCTTTCTCTTCCATTTCCTTTCTGAGTAGATGCCTCACTGTGATATTCTCAACCCACCTTCCTTTTGTCTTGCAGAGGGGACACGGAGCACTCGCAGTTGAAGTATCTTGTACTTCCCCGCTGCAACAGTTTGATGTTAATGGGATCTGTTTAAGGTTTATTCCCTTTCCGGTGTCGCAACAGCTATTTGTCATGAATGCCTCAATTTGATACGATTTTTACTTGCAGATGCTTATTTTTTCTTCAATTCAAGCTTCAGGCTTTCCAGCGGATATCCCGAGTACTGCCTCTTACTGATATCCTTATCTTCATCTATTATCCTGATAGTAAACCCTGCCTCCCGTATGATCCTGAGATAGTCCTCTTTCATCAGGGCCCCTCCCACACAGGCACATATAAGTTTCTCATCACTCCTCTCTTCAGCAGTGAGGTCCTTCAGGAGAACAATATCAGAAAGGTACATCCTGCCATTGTCTTTCAGTACCCTGTGAGCTTCCCTGAAGACCCGGGACTTGTCGGGTGCAAGGTTGATGACACAATTGCTCATGACTACATCCACAGAGCTTGATTCAACAGGTAATTCCTCGATATCCCCTTGCCTGAACTCCACATTGTCAAATCCGTAATTTTCAGCATTCTCTCTGGCTTTTGCAAGCATCTCTGCGGTCATATCCACACCGATGACCCTCCC
Encoded proteins:
- a CDS encoding BFD domain protein (2Fe-2S)-binding domain protein, with amino-acid sequence MTNSCCDTGKGINLKQIPLTSNCCSGEVQDTSTASAPCPLCKTKGRWVENITVRHLLRKEMEEKAGQEDYYLCMNEKCDIAYYNDNTRIIFWKTDITVPLWFKEDANPRYACYCSKITQEEVIRAVMEEKITDMNAIRKYYDPGAKSQCKIKNPTGKCCSPVFNEIIKKAKDPEEH